From a single Cyclobacterium marinum DSM 745 genomic region:
- a CDS encoding threonine synthase encodes MKGINKYIELLNLPNGMEPFSLGEGNTPLIKSRKIGPELGFPNLYFKLESANPSGSYKDRFAAFALADIQANNGKLCLATSSGNTGAALAAYAAAAGIPCKIAIVDGAPEGKLKQMRAYGASLYVIKGFGKNKEVTEKVFAKLGEVAAENQTQLQVSAFKYSPVGMEGVQTLSFELAEDLGKVDNVFVPTGGGGLTLAVARGFQTWKQKHSDFSLPKVHCVQPEGNDTIAGNLRKGLTEAKAVDDATTKVSGLQVAVVIDGNETLQACKNTGGNGFLVKDEDTFACQRLLAIKEGIYAEPAGAVALAGFMKSVTSGELDKNSNAVCIVSGSGFKDPEATENLIDKNPVRYLENYYEMDQYFRK; translated from the coding sequence TTGAAAGGTATCAACAAATACATAGAACTATTAAATCTTCCAAATGGAATGGAGCCCTTTTCTTTAGGAGAGGGGAATACTCCACTGATTAAATCAAGGAAAATTGGACCTGAATTGGGGTTTCCAAACCTATATTTCAAACTGGAATCAGCAAATCCATCGGGCTCCTATAAAGATCGCTTCGCAGCATTTGCCCTTGCAGATATCCAAGCAAATAATGGCAAACTTTGTTTGGCAACCTCGAGTGGCAATACCGGTGCGGCACTTGCTGCTTATGCTGCGGCTGCAGGAATTCCTTGTAAAATAGCCATAGTGGATGGAGCCCCTGAAGGGAAATTAAAACAAATGCGAGCCTATGGAGCCTCATTGTATGTTATCAAGGGTTTTGGAAAAAACAAAGAGGTGACAGAGAAGGTGTTTGCTAAGCTCGGAGAAGTGGCTGCTGAAAATCAGACCCAATTACAAGTGAGTGCTTTCAAGTACAGTCCGGTAGGGATGGAAGGGGTGCAAACCCTCAGTTTTGAATTGGCAGAAGACTTGGGTAAGGTTGACAATGTGTTTGTCCCTACTGGTGGAGGTGGCTTAACTTTAGCTGTTGCAAGAGGTTTTCAGACATGGAAGCAAAAGCATTCAGATTTCAGCCTGCCTAAGGTGCATTGTGTGCAACCGGAAGGTAATGACACCATAGCAGGAAACCTGAGAAAAGGTTTAACTGAAGCAAAAGCGGTTGATGATGCGACCACCAAAGTGAGTGGCCTTCAGGTAGCTGTGGTAATTGATGGTAATGAAACATTACAGGCCTGTAAAAATACAGGAGGAAATGGTTTCCTAGTAAAGGATGAAGATACCTTTGCTTGCCAACGATTATTGGCGATAAAGGAAGGCATTTATGCTGAGCCGGCAGGGGCAGTGGCCTTGGCTGGTTTTATGAAATCGGTGACTTCAGGAGAGCTGGATAAAAATTCCAATGCAGTATGTATTGTATCGGGGAGTGGTTTTAAAGACCCTGAAGCCACAGAGAATTTGATTGACAAAAACCCGGTACGTTATTTAGAGAATTATTATGAAATGGATCAATATTTTAGAAAGTAA
- a CDS encoding Gfo/Idh/MocA family protein — MIRIGIIGAGNFSSRHIEAIHQIPTIEIKAVCRRDPLALAMLTDKYKLVGKTDYRQLINNRDIDAVLIATPHHLHTQIAIEAAGAGKHVLLEKPMASTYADCKAINDACNQSGVVLMIGQVAQFSPGFKVAKKCIDSGEIGEIQMVKATSISFWKHGDRKDWHLKKISGGGYLLTVAIHQLDALCALVPAEVTSVFASMTNAFHGDEVDDGGLIFLGFKNGQKASLHYTGFKDGVNEISIDINGSKGSLRLDNTKGAFLGRDQKYQLLPGSFSRDWMNEGLVNQWKEFSEAILNGREPMASGNRTLKVMEVLFAAFESASSGKTIKLN, encoded by the coding sequence ATGATAAGAATTGGGATTATTGGCGCAGGGAATTTCAGCTCGAGGCATATTGAAGCAATTCATCAAATACCGACAATTGAAATCAAGGCAGTTTGCAGAAGAGATCCACTTGCATTGGCCATGCTTACGGATAAATACAAGCTAGTTGGGAAGACAGATTATCGTCAATTGATAAACAATCGGGATATTGATGCAGTGCTAATCGCTACTCCTCACCACTTGCATACCCAAATAGCTATAGAGGCAGCAGGTGCTGGAAAGCATGTGCTGCTGGAAAAACCAATGGCTTCCACGTATGCTGATTGCAAAGCTATTAATGATGCCTGTAATCAATCGGGAGTAGTTCTGATGATTGGGCAGGTTGCGCAATTCTCTCCCGGGTTCAAAGTTGCAAAAAAATGTATCGACTCTGGGGAAATTGGAGAGATTCAAATGGTAAAGGCTACTTCAATCTCCTTTTGGAAACATGGAGATAGGAAGGACTGGCATTTAAAAAAAATATCAGGAGGAGGATATTTACTCACCGTAGCCATTCACCAATTAGATGCACTATGCGCATTGGTGCCTGCTGAGGTTACTTCTGTATTCGCTTCCATGACCAATGCTTTTCATGGAGATGAAGTGGACGATGGGGGACTGATATTTTTGGGGTTCAAGAATGGTCAAAAGGCTTCACTTCACTACACCGGTTTTAAAGACGGAGTAAATGAAATAAGCATTGATATCAATGGGAGCAAAGGGAGTCTGAGGCTTGACAATACAAAGGGGGCATTTCTAGGTAGAGACCAAAAATACCAACTTCTACCAGGTTCTTTTTCAAGGGATTGGATGAACGAAGGATTGGTTAATCAATGGAAAGAATTTTCTGAGGCCATATTAAATGGTAGAGAACCAATGGCTTCCGGGAATCGAACATTAAAAGTGATGGAAGTGTTATTTGCAGCTTTTGAATCAGCTTCTTCCGGAAAGACGATAAAGCTTAATTAA
- a CDS encoding SDR family NAD(P)-dependent oxidoreductase gives MMKSEADNRQRVIIVTGACRGIGKAITETFVDNGDLVAMVSENKNELLKTAASVSNPNNVLVLDGDLAIDDFVDEIVEATYSKWGKIDVLINNAAWRTIETLNTISRENWEKTLKVCLTSPVFLSKMAAKKMKSGNRGGVIIHLSSVMANRAGGTSPAYIAAKGALLSLTYEMAALYGPSGIRVLAVCPGNVTTAMSSDFKDSKGSNISQLLVEEMEDMTPLQRSASPEEIAEGVFWLSSNKASFINGTSLDIDGGFAHNFNSYKSKKKQFPNEF, from the coding sequence ATGATGAAAAGTGAAGCAGATAATAGACAAAGGGTAATAATTGTAACAGGGGCATGCAGAGGTATAGGCAAGGCAATCACTGAAACTTTTGTGGACAATGGCGATTTGGTTGCAATGGTTTCAGAAAACAAGAATGAGTTGCTAAAAACAGCAGCTTCAGTCTCCAACCCGAATAATGTATTGGTTTTAGATGGAGATTTGGCTATCGATGATTTTGTCGATGAAATTGTAGAGGCAACCTACAGTAAGTGGGGGAAAATAGATGTTTTGATCAACAACGCAGCCTGGCGAACCATTGAGACTTTAAATACCATTTCTAGAGAAAATTGGGAGAAAACCCTCAAGGTTTGTCTTACCTCACCCGTTTTTCTTTCAAAAATGGCGGCAAAAAAAATGAAATCCGGAAATAGGGGAGGTGTGATTATTCATTTAAGTAGTGTAATGGCAAACAGAGCAGGAGGAACAAGTCCGGCTTATATAGCCGCAAAAGGAGCTTTGCTAAGCTTAACCTATGAAATGGCTGCATTATACGGCCCTTCGGGTATAAGGGTATTGGCCGTTTGCCCGGGAAATGTAACGACCGCAATGAGTAGTGATTTTAAAGATTCCAAAGGAAGCAATATAAGTCAACTATTGGTTGAAGAAATGGAGGATATGACACCTTTACAGCGGAGTGCCTCACCTGAGGAAATAGCCGAGGGAGTATTTTGGCTCAGTTCCAACAAAGCTTCATTTATCAATGGTACTTCCTTGGATATAGATGGGGGATTTGCCCACAATTTCAATAGTTATAAAAGTAAAAAGAAACAATTTCCAAACGAGTTTTGA
- a CDS encoding M81 family metallopeptidase has translation MQGDPKKRIGIIGVYHESNTFLDQETTWEDFENGHVLYGQAIIDEYQTAFHEIGGIVEVLSAEKDIELVPIFYAEATPGGIIARETAEHLLNELNRTLKESLPLDGLMVVPHGAAVSVSYLDFDGHWLRTVREIMGTDLPIIGTIDPHCNLSNQMVDALDGLVAYKTNPHIDQRDAGRSAARIMADTLHAKVKPKMVLLQTNVAISIEMQHTGSDPCQSLFALAKSMQEEPEVLSTNVVLGFPYADVPEMGTSFIVITNNDEKLANDKADVLNEYLLKNHQDFSGKKIGLEELPEHISKAEKPLLILDMGDNVGGGSPADSTFLLEVLETCSGVKSFMCIYDPEAVAEVKNKDFEGYYPVKIGAKSDDLHGETMVVEVKLERVVDGKFTEKEPRHGGQVNFNMGETAIVTSKAGNTIMLTSLRMVPFSLQQLIHFDIDPTTYGVLVAKGVNAPLAAYQPVCNSIIRANTPGVTRADMASLNYKHRRKPLFPLDKIEVK, from the coding sequence ATGCAAGGTGATCCAAAAAAACGCATAGGGATTATTGGTGTATACCATGAGTCCAATACTTTTTTGGACCAAGAAACCACCTGGGAAGACTTTGAGAATGGACATGTGCTATATGGACAGGCTATCATTGATGAATACCAAACTGCTTTCCATGAGATCGGTGGAATAGTAGAAGTCTTGAGTGCAGAAAAAGACATTGAGCTTGTTCCTATTTTCTATGCAGAGGCCACTCCCGGTGGGATAATTGCCAGAGAGACTGCTGAACATTTGCTAAATGAGTTGAACCGAACGTTAAAGGAAAGCCTTCCTTTAGATGGCTTGATGGTGGTGCCACATGGTGCGGCAGTAAGTGTATCTTATTTAGATTTTGATGGACATTGGTTGCGCACGGTAAGAGAAATCATGGGAACGGATCTTCCTATTATAGGGACAATTGATCCGCATTGTAACTTGAGTAATCAGATGGTGGATGCTTTGGATGGGCTAGTGGCTTATAAAACCAACCCACATATTGATCAAAGAGATGCAGGGAGGTCGGCAGCTAGGATAATGGCAGATACTCTCCATGCTAAGGTGAAACCTAAAATGGTCCTTTTACAAACAAATGTTGCCATTAGCATAGAGATGCAACATACAGGTTCAGATCCTTGCCAGAGTTTATTTGCTTTAGCGAAAAGTATGCAAGAAGAACCGGAAGTATTGTCTACCAATGTTGTTTTGGGGTTTCCATATGCGGATGTACCTGAAATGGGTACCAGTTTCATTGTGATTACCAATAATGATGAAAAATTGGCAAATGATAAAGCTGATGTATTAAATGAATACCTGCTTAAAAATCATCAAGATTTTTCCGGAAAGAAAATTGGACTCGAAGAATTACCAGAACATATAAGCAAGGCTGAAAAACCTTTATTGATATTGGATATGGGAGACAATGTAGGTGGGGGATCACCTGCAGACAGTACTTTCTTATTGGAGGTTTTGGAGACTTGTTCCGGTGTGAAAAGTTTCATGTGTATCTATGACCCGGAAGCTGTAGCAGAAGTAAAGAACAAGGATTTTGAAGGTTATTACCCTGTGAAAATAGGAGCGAAATCTGATGATTTACATGGGGAAACCATGGTTGTGGAGGTGAAACTTGAGAGGGTAGTAGATGGGAAGTTTACTGAAAAAGAACCTCGACATGGAGGGCAAGTCAATTTCAATATGGGGGAAACGGCAATTGTTACCAGCAAAGCAGGCAATACAATCATGCTGACCTCTTTACGGATGGTGCCTTTTAGCTTACAGCAATTGATCCATTTTGATATAGACCCTACCACCTATGGGGTGTTGGTGGCAAAGGGAGTAAATGCACCTTTGGCGGCTTACCAACCTGTATGCAATTCCATAATCAGAGCCAATACTCCAGGCGTGACTCGTGCAGACATGGCAAGCTTGAACTATAAACACAGAAGAAAACCGTTGTTTCCGCTTGATAAAATTGAAGTAAAATGA
- a CDS encoding RidA family protein: MVKKEIVSGEGVPQSALPFSPALKVNDLVFVSGQASVDENGKIVNDTFEGEVRRSFENARKILAAAGLDFSDVVQVRNYVANQDDLAEFNVIYKDYFQEPYPARTTLIGCLGTLLKFEVDLLAHAR; encoded by the coding sequence ATGGTAAAAAAAGAAATCGTTTCCGGTGAAGGTGTGCCACAAAGTGCCTTGCCTTTTTCTCCGGCGCTTAAAGTGAATGATTTGGTATTTGTCTCAGGACAAGCATCAGTAGATGAAAATGGAAAAATAGTTAACGATACTTTTGAAGGAGAAGTAAGGAGATCATTTGAAAATGCCAGAAAGATATTGGCTGCAGCAGGTTTGGACTTTAGTGATGTGGTCCAAGTGAGGAATTACGTGGCTAATCAAGATGATTTGGCCGAATTTAACGTCATTTATAAGGATTATTTCCAAGAGCCTTATCCTGCAAGAACAACCTTAATCGGGTGTTTAGGTACACTGCTGAAGTTTGAAGTAGACTTATTGGCCCATGCAAGGTGA
- a CDS encoding SGNH/GDSL hydrolase family protein, which yields MQKITCIVLVLQCIISFRLLAGLPVNSGKSVEDGKIILGEKILTIVAFGNSITATRNTIDQVFAQRLPSLLLAEGIEAKVINSGLPGSHTGSIKDHNLFKIKHGMDRFETDVLTHNPDLVIIGFGTNDAHIDEDIPDGKSRIPLKEYQRNLKFMIKELQRRRIDVLLIAPNGLRGEYPEFQNVRLYQYVEVVKKLSKKYKTGLVDNFKFFSDYYETDESGEELLLDGVHPNDKGHALMAGEISQEIVKITRIKY from the coding sequence ATGCAAAAGATTACATGTATAGTCTTGGTTTTACAATGTATAATTTCCTTTAGGCTTTTGGCTGGACTTCCGGTCAATTCAGGGAAGTCAGTTGAAGATGGGAAGATTATTTTGGGTGAAAAAATTCTAACAATTGTAGCCTTTGGTAATTCCATAACTGCAACAAGAAATACCATTGATCAGGTTTTTGCCCAAAGATTGCCATCACTTCTACTAGCGGAAGGTATCGAAGCAAAAGTGATTAATTCCGGGCTTCCCGGCAGCCATACGGGGAGTATTAAAGACCATAATTTATTTAAAATAAAACATGGGATGGATCGGTTCGAGACCGATGTATTGACCCATAACCCTGATTTGGTCATCATAGGTTTTGGGACCAATGATGCACATATCGATGAGGATATTCCTGACGGTAAATCAAGAATTCCATTAAAGGAGTATCAACGCAACCTTAAATTTATGATAAAAGAGCTCCAGCGCAGAAGGATTGACGTGCTTTTAATAGCACCTAATGGATTGCGAGGAGAATATCCGGAATTCCAAAATGTGAGATTGTACCAATATGTAGAAGTAGTGAAAAAATTATCGAAAAAATATAAAACAGGGCTGGTGGATAATTTTAAATTCTTTTCAGACTATTATGAAACGGACGAGTCCGGAGAAGAGCTGTTGTTGGATGGGGTGCATCCCAATGATAAGGGGCATGCTTTAATGGCAGGTGAAATCTCCCAGGAAATAGTGAAAATCACAAGGATAAAATATTAA
- a CDS encoding SMP-30/gluconolactonase/LRE family protein, protein MNIGNHQPQQLPDPKTIQPQIMLSLDYYTEGPVIGGDGFLYFTSLAGEGICRYEDKGYIVWGKGKRPNGQAIMANGDHLLCDSLASRVVRYSAKGEFLGEVSPEFINGVKVNCPNDIAVHTDKGFYFTDSIRHKGAVYFVGWGGGAYAVATDIDFPNGIVYHKEKKCLYVAESYKNRVLAINLELPISSPNYLRVLANLPYNDQNRATGNLPDGMAIDADGRLWVAHYGMQAIQVLSETGDLLATYDSGIPLTSNLCFSDGCLWITGGLGEPGPGRISRIHVGIEGMPI, encoded by the coding sequence ATGAATATAGGAAACCACCAACCCCAACAACTCCCTGACCCAAAAACCATCCAGCCTCAAATCATGTTGTCTTTGGATTATTATACAGAAGGACCTGTTATAGGGGGTGATGGTTTCCTTTATTTTACATCCCTAGCCGGAGAAGGGATCTGCCGCTATGAAGATAAGGGCTATATTGTGTGGGGCAAAGGAAAAAGGCCAAACGGACAAGCAATCATGGCAAATGGCGATCATTTGCTTTGTGACAGCCTAGCATCTAGAGTGGTAAGGTACAGTGCTAAAGGTGAATTTTTGGGAGAAGTTTCCCCTGAATTTATAAATGGAGTAAAGGTCAATTGCCCCAATGATATTGCTGTTCATACAGATAAAGGATTTTACTTTACAGACTCTATTCGACACAAAGGGGCGGTTTATTTTGTCGGATGGGGGGGGGGAGCTTATGCAGTTGCTACTGATATAGATTTTCCAAATGGTATAGTTTACCATAAAGAAAAAAAATGCTTGTATGTGGCAGAGAGTTATAAAAATAGGGTGTTAGCCATTAATCTGGAACTTCCTATTTCCAGCCCCAATTACTTGAGAGTGCTGGCCAACCTCCCTTACAATGATCAAAACAGAGCTACCGGAAATTTACCTGACGGTATGGCTATAGATGCTGATGGAAGGTTGTGGGTAGCCCATTATGGAATGCAAGCCATTCAGGTTCTTTCAGAAACTGGAGATCTGCTTGCTACTTATGATTCAGGAATCCCTCTAACCAGTAACCTGTGCTTTTCAGATGGATGCCTTTGGATAACAGGTGGTTTGGGGGAGCCCGGTCCGGGAAGAATTAGTAGGATACATGTTGGCATCGAAGGGATGCCTATATAA
- a CDS encoding sialidase family protein, with product MKTSYKILLLFLFIGFHLLEEVSGQNIKTVLQLDPGENNPRNSEGDFIRLKDGRIMFIYTHFTGSSSSDFGSAHLAARFSRDNGQTWTDQDKVIVPNDGKMNVMSVSLLRLQNGDIALFYARKNSLSDCIPLMRISKDEGETWSEPSPCITDREGYFVLNNNRVLQLDNGRLIMPVALHRTSEGEDFNNNGRLFTYFSDDNGATWKSGREVKNPKKVIFQEPGLIALKNGKLMMIIRTDDGVQYAAFSKDLGEKWTPAKPTKIASPLSPATIARIPSTGDLIMVWNNNGVKEGLYKGKRTPLNVAISKDEGKTWEKEKVLEDDPDGWYCYTAIHFVNEDQMLLSYCAGNRPAGTGLSVTRLKLLNLGWVYED from the coding sequence ATGAAGACTAGCTATAAAATTTTATTACTTTTTCTATTCATTGGCTTTCATTTATTGGAAGAAGTATCAGGGCAAAATATAAAAACTGTATTACAATTGGATCCTGGAGAAAACAACCCTAGAAACAGTGAAGGAGATTTTATTCGTTTGAAGGATGGGAGAATAATGTTTATCTACACCCATTTCACTGGTAGTTCAAGCAGTGATTTTGGCTCTGCCCATTTGGCTGCAAGGTTTTCTCGGGATAATGGTCAAACTTGGACTGATCAGGACAAGGTCATCGTACCCAATGATGGTAAAATGAATGTTATGTCGGTTTCCTTACTTAGGCTGCAAAACGGTGATATTGCCTTGTTTTATGCCAGGAAAAATAGCTTAAGTGACTGCATTCCTTTAATGCGAATATCCAAAGATGAAGGAGAAACTTGGTCAGAACCGAGCCCTTGTATCACTGATAGGGAAGGTTATTTTGTGCTTAACAACAATAGGGTGCTTCAATTGGATAATGGCAGACTCATTATGCCTGTTGCCTTACATAGAACATCCGAAGGTGAGGATTTCAATAATAATGGTCGATTATTTACCTATTTTTCAGATGACAATGGAGCAACATGGAAGTCGGGAAGAGAAGTGAAGAATCCTAAAAAGGTCATCTTCCAGGAACCCGGCCTTATAGCACTGAAAAATGGAAAACTAATGATGATTATCCGTACAGATGATGGCGTACAATATGCCGCTTTCTCAAAAGATTTGGGAGAAAAATGGACCCCCGCCAAACCCACAAAAATCGCATCACCACTCTCCCCTGCCACTATCGCAAGGATACCATCTACCGGAGATCTAATTATGGTTTGGAATAATAATGGGGTGAAAGAAGGATTGTACAAAGGGAAAAGGACCCCATTAAACGTTGCTATTTCCAAGGATGAAGGAAAAACCTGGGAGAAAGAAAAAGTACTTGAGGATGACCCTGACGGCTGGTATTGTTATACAGCTATTCATTTTGTCAATGAGGATCAAATGCTCTTATCTTATTGTGCCGGAAATAGACCGGCTGGGACTGGGCTTTCTGTGACTAGGCTAAAGCTATTAAATTTGGGCTGGGTTTATGAGGATTAA
- a CDS encoding succinylglutamate desuccinylase/aspartoacylase family protein yields the protein MAELFSSQIIKSSKEGPNGLIIAGIHGDEYEPVLAVMRLIKKLEGRLISGSITLVPVTNRNAYFSGSRVGEDGLDLARTCPGNSNGSITERVAAKISELIKKADFFIDMHTGGNLFEISPLSGYMLHNDPSVLQKQREMAAAFNLPIVWGTSPELEGRTLSVARDGNIPAIYTENGGGAYRTEGVEELVDGCENVLELFGLLPQQKKKKKAMVNIEDDKPGSGHLQVMHPSPDEGVFIAKVGLGDFVKEGDGLGYIVNDKGEKSTQVLAQQSGMVFLKRAVPMAKAGDALAGILPIKK from the coding sequence ATGGCTGAATTATTTTCTTCCCAAATTATCAAATCCTCTAAAGAGGGTCCCAATGGGCTTATTATAGCAGGGATTCACGGTGATGAATACGAACCTGTATTGGCTGTTATGCGATTAATAAAAAAATTGGAAGGGAGGTTGATTTCAGGATCTATAACCCTCGTACCTGTCACCAATAGAAACGCGTATTTTTCCGGAAGTAGGGTAGGAGAAGACGGATTAGATCTCGCCAGAACTTGTCCCGGTAATTCCAATGGTAGCATCACAGAAAGGGTAGCTGCAAAAATTAGTGAATTGATTAAAAAGGCAGATTTCTTTATTGACATGCATACCGGAGGTAATTTGTTTGAAATTTCTCCCTTATCAGGGTATATGCTACACAATGACCCTTCAGTATTGCAAAAGCAAAGGGAGATGGCTGCAGCATTTAATTTACCAATTGTGTGGGGGACAAGTCCTGAATTGGAAGGAAGGACCTTGTCCGTGGCTAGAGATGGCAATATTCCTGCAATTTATACTGAAAATGGTGGAGGGGCTTACCGTACAGAGGGGGTGGAGGAGTTGGTGGATGGTTGTGAAAATGTTTTGGAACTTTTTGGGTTGTTGCCCCAACAAAAAAAGAAAAAAAAAGCAATGGTAAATATAGAAGACGATAAGCCAGGAAGCGGGCATTTACAAGTGATGCATCCATCTCCTGATGAGGGGGTTTTTATCGCAAAAGTCGGCTTAGGTGATTTTGTTAAAGAGGGAGATGGATTAGGATATATTGTAAACGATAAGGGTGAAAAAAGCACACAAGTCTTAGCACAACAATCAGGAATGGTTTTCTTAAAAAGGGCAGTTCCTATGGCTAAAGCCGGTGATGCTTTGGCCGGAATTTTACCTATAAAAAAATAA
- a CDS encoding dihydrodipicolinate synthase family protein, with protein sequence MYENLKGVWPAMLTPMDGNGRPAFKQLEKWVEVLLSEGVDGLYLLGSTGQGFLLSEEDRKKVTEITASVNAGKVPIMVQVGSMTTAESVRLAQHASKCKVDGISSVAPVYYGPTDGTSGMALAHYEAIATASDLPFFPYQLGSTSFSLVEFINKLLKMPNMVGMKLTTNNLLEISTVSYSSKGKLVLFSGADELMCQAALCGTTGAIGSYYNVFERECKHVRNEFVKGNVKLATDFMLVFQEVIAESLPNIWTFFRQAIQLRYSVDIGPSIAPVGNTNKVWDDKKVEELIDRVVKASKLGS encoded by the coding sequence ATGTATGAAAATTTGAAAGGGGTGTGGCCTGCAATGCTTACGCCTATGGACGGAAATGGTCGTCCGGCATTTAAGCAATTGGAGAAATGGGTAGAAGTATTATTATCCGAAGGGGTAGATGGCTTGTATCTACTTGGTTCTACAGGACAAGGCTTTCTCTTGAGTGAAGAGGATAGGAAAAAGGTAACGGAAATTACCGCAAGCGTTAATGCAGGTAAGGTGCCAATCATGGTTCAAGTTGGATCCATGACCACTGCAGAATCAGTACGGTTGGCCCAACATGCTTCCAAATGCAAAGTTGATGGTATCTCCTCTGTGGCACCTGTCTATTACGGACCAACAGACGGAACATCAGGAATGGCTTTAGCGCATTATGAAGCCATTGCCACTGCCTCCGACTTGCCTTTCTTCCCTTACCAATTGGGATCAACGAGTTTTTCTTTGGTAGAATTTATAAATAAACTACTAAAGATGCCTAATATGGTGGGGATGAAATTAACCACCAATAATTTATTAGAAATTAGTACTGTTTCTTACAGTTCAAAAGGTAAGTTGGTGCTTTTTAGTGGAGCAGATGAGTTGATGTGTCAGGCTGCTTTGTGTGGCACTACAGGTGCAATAGGGTCTTACTACAATGTTTTTGAACGTGAGTGTAAGCATGTTCGGAATGAGTTTGTGAAAGGGAATGTTAAACTTGCAACAGATTTTATGTTGGTGTTCCAAGAGGTTATCGCAGAATCTCTACCCAATATATGGACCTTTTTCAGGCAAGCTATTCAACTGAGGTACAGTGTAGATATTGGTCCATCTATCGCCCCGGTTGGAAATACCAATAAAGTTTGGGATGATAAGAAGGTGGAAGAATTAATTGATCGTGTGGTGAAAGCTTCCAAATTAGGAAGCTAA